The following nucleotide sequence is from Amphiura filiformis unplaced genomic scaffold, Afil_fr2py scaffold_44, whole genome shotgun sequence.
gccgcgccggggcttgaacccgagtcatcagtggtgcaaggcgagagaACAACTGCTGCTCTCTCTAGGGGTCTTGTTATAATAAAATCTAACTGCAACATTTTccctttcaaatgagaccaaatattaatatttccatTAAGGTTTGCtagcaaaaattaacaaaattaaaaatgatatAGTGAAAAAGTATGATTCTGCATAGACTTTATAGTACAGTCCCTCCCCCTAACCCTCCGCCCCCTACTCCTTAGCCatccttggcacatttcatttaaaatgttatgaaaaaataatgaaagttgattTTAAAACAGCACTCTACATGagtaataaagaataaattacCTTAAATTTAAGACCTTAATGAGCCTTCTAGGTAAAGAAATACTCAGGAGACAATGTTTTGTAATCCAcactacacatcaaaatgtaacaaaaccatctttttgggtaccccagtatatggcacaggatcataTAGAGAGTATTATACATATTAGAGTGACCAACTGAATCCTTAattcgatcgatcaatcaatcaatcattagaTTAGGGTTTAAGTCTCATTTCATAGAGTTCCTCATAGTACGGCATAGCTTGCTCGCTCAGTCGAACCACATCTTGAGGGATTTCAGACGTCGATGGAGGTTCAGAGGCTGGATTGAATTTTGTACTGGACAGTGCTGCTCCATAATAATTCCCTATCGTATTCCCAACCATGAATGTCTTGGACACATACCAGTTCTTCTTGATTATATCATCTCCGGCTTCCCATTGCAAGAGACTCTCGTTGTATGGTATCCCAACTGCTTCACAGTATTGGCGCAGGATTGAAGCAGTGTGGTTTTGAAGATCATCAGCATCGACAATGACAGGACACGACTCTTCACCTTGTTCCTTGAGATGCTTCACCAAATCAGCAATAATCTTGAAAGTATTCTCCCTTTTAAGTCCGCTTTCCATTGCGACATCCAATTGGAATTGATCACTTGGAATGCCAGGTGGGAGAAAGTTCTGAATGAACACTTTGCGCAATGACAGGAACGTTTTGGTGGGGTGTCTGATGATAAAGGTGTGACGGTAGCCATGTGGTATCATATCAAGATGATTCGAGATGGATGTCACGATATCCTTGCAGAAAATGATCTTTTTTCCAGGATAATCAGCCTCCATGGTGTCCTT
It contains:
- the LOC140144184 gene encoding uncharacterized protein — protein: MSDLATAHKPVRVMLWGLPRSLTTVLAKCLSYVDGIYVINEAFASAMTTGPEKEIQNAQGLESFMGNAATIADANVEVQCWEDSICTFQWVKDTMEADYPGKKIIFCKDIVTSISNHLDMIPHGYRHTFIIRHPTKTFLSLRKVFIQNFLPPGIPSDQFQLDVAMESGLKRENTFKIIADLVKHLKEQGEESCPVIVDADDLQNHTASILRQYCEAVGIPYNESLLQWEAGDDIIKKNWYVSKTFMVGNTIGNYYGAALSSTKFNPASEPPSTSEIPQDVVRLSEQAMPYYEELYEMRLKP